TGGTTAACGCCACAAATAATGGAACCCTCCCAATTGTTTTGCAATTCGTAAAATTTGGATCGGGGCAATACACGCCAAATCCGCTATATACTGCATTGCTTGCAGAGTTTAAATTGCTTTCAACAATTTCCGGCGATGTGGTCGCACCGGATCAAATACACGTTACCGTGCGTGATGAGTCTACCGACCAATACACGCTTAATGAAATTGGTTTATACACTGACGACAACGTGCTATTCGCACTTTATTCAAGCCCTACAGAAACGATATTAGAAAAGGCAGAACAGGGAATAGTGTTGTTAAGTTTGGATATCGCGATAACAAGTGAAGATGCCGCAAACATCGCATTTGGTGACACCAGTTTTTTATTGCCTGGCGCCACAGAATTAACGGCAGGAGTAATTGCAAAAGCCACAACTGCGGAAGCAACCGCCCGCAGTAGCAACACAAAAGTGTTGACACCCAAAACAGGCGGCGAAATGCTCGCCACACATGAAAACGCCGGTACCGCGCACAGCTGGGCGCAAATATCGGGCAAACCGACGCAAGCCACACGCTGGCCACTCTGGACAGAAGTCACCAACAAACCCACGGTGTACCCTGCTGCAAGTCACCTGCACAGCTTTACCGAACTTATAAATTTACCGGTGTATACCACCCGTTGGCCCGCCTGGTCGGAAGTTACCAGCAAACCCGCAACGTATGCTCCAAGCGCGCATGGTCACCCCTGGAGTGATTTAAGCGGTGTACCCAGCAGTTTTACCCCCAGTGCGCACGGGCACGCCTGGAGCGATTTAAGCAGCGTTCCCACGCAAGCCACCCGTTGGCCCGCCTGGTCGGAAGTTACCAGCAAACCCGCAACGTATGCTCCAAGCGCGCATGGTCACCCCTGGAGTGATTTAAGCGGTGTACCCAGCAGTTTTACCCCTAGTGCGCACGGGCACGCCTGGAGCGATTTAAGCAGCGTTCCCACGCAAGCCACCCGTTGGCCAGCATGGTCGGAGGTAACCAGCAAACCCAGTACCTTTACACCCAGCGCACATGGCCACAGTACCAGCGATATCACCGGCCTAGATGCAGCACTGGCGGGCAAACTTAGCTCGAGCGGAAAAGCGGCCGATTCGAATTTATTTGACGGCTTAGACAGCAGCGTGTTTGTGCGCTCGTTTGTGATCGAGGATGGCGACGGTACAGAAGTAAGCATCACCCACGCGAAAGAAATCAAGTTTGTTGAAGGTGGCGGCATCGATATTAATTGGACCGACACCAGCACCGGGAGTGATGCCGATCCCTTCGATTTAACGTTTACCGTAGTGAGTGCGCCGAAATTGTCAACTGCGCGCACAATATCGCTGGGCAATCAGTTAAGCGGTAGTGCAAATTTTGATGGCAGTGGCAACATAACGATAAACGCAACCGTTGCAGCAAATAGCCATGGACATACCATCTCCAATGTTGATGGTTTAGAGCTCGCCCTATCTGGAAAACTTTCAACACTGGGTGTTGCGAATGATTCAAATGCAGTGAATGGCTTGCGCACGCAATTTGGTGGTGCTAATTACAACGTCATACCGCGCACAGATTCCAGTGGTTATACATATGTAGGGCGCTATCTGCGATTTTACGGCACAACATCAAAAACTGATGTGGACTGGCAAATAGGTTATTCAACCACCGGCGATAATGGCAGCTTTTATTTTTACAATGACGGTGGTCTAGTACGTTATGAATTTACAGACGGTGGTGAGTTTCGAGCAGATGGCGATGTAGTGGCGGGCTATTCCGATGAGCGCTTAAAAAATATTATCGGCCCGATAACCAACGCTATAGAGTCTATAAAGCAATGGCGTGCAATACAATACACGGCCACGCAAGAATTATGCGAGCTTACCGAGGGCGCTTTTAGTCCCAATGTTTTAGAGTTGGGAATAACTGCACAAAGTGTTGAGCAGCCAAACCCCGAGCTTATACGCCCGGCTCCTTTCGATTTAAACAATAAAGGCGAATCGATCAGTGGCGAGCACTACATCACACTACGCTACGAGCGCACCACGGCTGTTATTACAGCTGCGCTTCAGGAATTAATAAGCTTGGTCGAAGCGCAAGGAGAGCAAATCAAAGCGCTGGAAAGTGTGGCTATTAAAAACTTATCGCAAAAAAAAGTAACGAGGGCTAAGCGATGACATTACAGTCAAGCGGCCAGATTTCAATCTACGATATCAAAGCGGAATTTAACGGCACCAGTAATAAATTGCGCGATTATTACAGAGGCGGTGCTTTTGTTCCTGATATCCCCCAAAATGCCAACATACCAACCAGCGGCGCAATTAGTTTATTTGATTTTTATGGTGCAACAAATACGCCGCCGCTTTCTTATCTGTTGACGGGTGATCCATCGCCAACGGGTACTGCACCAGGGAACCCGACTTACCCCGTTTCAATTTCTACATCAACGTTAAAAATGACGGCTAGCGGAGGTATTGCACCCTATACTTTCAGCGTTCAACGGATTGCTGGAAATAACAATGACTTTTTTTCAATCGTTGTGGCTTCTGCATCTAATTACACATCGTGGAAATGGACAAAAACATATTGTTCAGATAACACTTCGTACAATGAACGCTGGCGACTAACAGTCGTTGATTCTTCAGCACAAGAAAGCCACTTAGATACAACGGTTTACATTAGCGCGACTTAAGATTAAATTTACCCCTTAAATGCCCGTCTTTTTTTCGCAGCTGTAAATTAAATGTTTACAGTTGCGACTTATTTAAAGCCCCTATTTTTTGCGTAATCATCTCACCAACGCGCGGCAACCAAGCCAAAAAAATAGGAGTCTCCACAATGCCAGAAACTTACCACCACGGCGTACGAGTTGTTGAAGTTAACGACGGCGCCCGCCCCATTAAAACACCTTCAACTGCCATTATTGGTTTGGTCGGCACGTCTCCAGCTGCCGATGCCGTGGCTTTCCCACTTGA
The DNA window shown above is from Alteromonadaceae bacterium 2753L.S.0a.02 and carries:
- a CDS encoding endosialidase-like protein, with protein sequence MALPLTITDAGRAALVNATNNGTLPIVLQFVKFGSGQYTPNPLYTALLAEFKLLSTISGDVVAPDQIHVTVRDESTDQYTLNEIGLYTDDNVLFALYSSPTETILEKAEQGIVLLSLDIAITSEDAANIAFGDTSFLLPGATELTAGVIAKATTAEATARSSNTKVLTPKTGGEMLATHENAGTAHSWAQISGKPTQATRWPLWTEVTNKPTVYPAASHLHSFTELINLPVYTTRWPAWSEVTSKPATYAPSAHGHPWSDLSGVPSSFTPSAHGHAWSDLSSVPTQATRWPAWSEVTSKPATYAPSAHGHPWSDLSGVPSSFTPSAHGHAWSDLSSVPTQATRWPAWSEVTSKPSTFTPSAHGHSTSDITGLDAALAGKLSSSGKAADSNLFDGLDSSVFVRSFVIEDGDGTEVSITHAKEIKFVEGGGIDINWTDTSTGSDADPFDLTFTVVSAPKLSTARTISLGNQLSGSANFDGSGNITINATVAANSHGHTISNVDGLELALSGKLSTLGVANDSNAVNGLRTQFGGANYNVIPRTDSSGYTYVGRYLRFYGTTSKTDVDWQIGYSTTGDNGSFYFYNDGGLVRYEFTDGGEFRADGDVVAGYSDERLKNIIGPITNAIESIKQWRAIQYTATQELCELTEGAFSPNVLELGITAQSVEQPNPELIRPAPFDLNNKGESISGEHYITLRYERTTAVITAALQELISLVEAQGEQIKALESVAIKNLSQKKVTRAKR